The following are from one region of the Pseudazoarcus pumilus genome:
- a CDS encoding energy-coupling factor ABC transporter permease, with the protein MDLPFELFPLSWHVIAALLTLAALAVAARGIDWRALLASGVRLNLACGLAVVMALLWSLRAGVLPGLNLHLFGAMAACLLLGPRLALFALSLSLGGVAANGAIEWAAWPINFVVMVLVPVLCAHAIRRAVERLLPAHFFVFVFVMAFAGSGLVVLAGGAFATALLALSGAYPWWRLASDYLPYFLLLGFSEAWIGGAVTTMFVVYKPEWVAAFDDRRYLGGR; encoded by the coding sequence TGTTCCCGTTGTCCTGGCACGTCATCGCCGCCTTGCTCACGCTTGCCGCGCTCGCCGTGGCGGCGCGCGGCATCGACTGGCGAGCGCTGCTCGCCTCGGGCGTGCGGCTCAATCTCGCCTGCGGTCTGGCCGTGGTGATGGCGCTGCTGTGGAGCCTGCGTGCCGGCGTGCTGCCGGGACTCAACCTGCATCTGTTCGGTGCGATGGCCGCCTGTCTGCTGCTGGGCCCGAGACTGGCGCTGTTCGCGCTGTCGCTGTCGCTGGGCGGCGTGGCCGCCAATGGCGCGATCGAGTGGGCGGCGTGGCCGATCAACTTCGTCGTGATGGTGCTGGTGCCGGTGCTGTGCGCGCACGCGATCCGGCGCGCGGTCGAACGGCTGCTGCCGGCGCACTTCTTCGTGTTCGTGTTCGTGATGGCGTTTGCCGGTTCCGGCCTGGTGGTGCTGGCCGGCGGCGCCTTCGCCACGGCGCTGCTGGCACTGTCCGGTGCGTATCCGTGGTGGAGGCTCGCTTCCGACTATCTGCCGTACTTCCTGCTGCTGGGCTTCTCGGAGGCGTGGATCGGTGGCGCGGTGACCACCATGTTCGTGGTCTACAAGCCCGAATGGGTGGCCGCCTTCGACGACCGCCGCTACCTGGGCGGGCGATGA